In a genomic window of Caloenas nicobarica isolate bCalNic1 chromosome 1, bCalNic1.hap1, whole genome shotgun sequence:
- the USPL1 gene encoding SUMO-specific isopeptidase USPL1 isoform X3: MVDFETTTNNYEESPKTSRPRTQLLPNSELCSTTSEILLKDDKGSTNSTDLWLQWRNVHNLCWLDCVLSALVHLETLKFALAEEYNDGKCLLQKLLTKYNQAAVLLNTCKRSKVKDVLPKAESHLNEIRNRVFTQLQPQLKYELGKEESPVFALPLLLKQDQQAEKLFLHSFSWKFECVRCGHKYQDRFRKTLTTFTNIIPDWHPLNAIHVGQCNNCSDRSQRRQMILEKVPSVLMLHFVEGLPHNNLNNYSFRFEEDTYQITAIVQYQTKNKHFITWSLNPDGTWLECDDLKGPYCKRHTRFEVPPSEIHIVIWEKKTSHVPEELNSEFQRKSTEDFPLYNVQSNSTVLHCGFDNTVDKIPAEHRKEDSVRTPDKKQQRVAEDESSVHHGLESLAHDDLVTLMLEEIQVDSEGKSLSNGQMVGNNLVDMGTLQQGESAFSPNTPYTGEFAGTSLAVNNNCTLYGNSSICLPLEEFNAANITAVSPVENIMQKSPDLKDASKIAVNSQVANSAAANNSSKPSGKDQKRGFVGSWAKKLLSKNTSFMPSSASALKNERSCKTPSMQKISEVRLPVKGASNFGGFQSKATNKTTETLKSVVLQSNHTHPLSNFKGFSQSTCLARASHTTIEGPTWNKSGSASSASGKVTQFHSLSCNSGKAEESDSEKTKRLRLKLLKKLHAKKKKLASLDRLAMEQMKHEKPVSGDVRTLSQTGSPNDSALLQSLLRELQYQIDVADNESRFNASSVSGCHHNNDEILAELLSPTSTVASLEAPKTEDECMYMEMVNSSVATTASDEKSSVPQAAMTSEDHNYYSPVKDNNPELHKESKASVKKLGFESPTREDILEDLFSISAPSSMAGDIDLPHFDETLFETW, encoded by the exons atGGTGGATTTTGAAACAACCACCAACAACTATGAAGAAAGTCCTAAGACTTCTAGACCCAGAACACAACTCTTGCCAAATTCTGAACTTTGCTCAACAACATCTGAAATTTTGCTCAAAGATGATAAAGGTTCCACTAATAGCACGGATTTATGGCTTCAGTGGAGAAATGTGCATAATCTTTGTTGGTTAGATTGTGTTTTGTCAGCACTAGTGCACttagaaacattaaaatttgCTCTAGCAGAAGAGTATAATGATGGAAAATGTTTACTCCAGAAACTCTTAACAAAATATAATCAAGCAGCTGTGCTTCTGAATACCTGTAAAAGGAGTAAAGTAAAAG atgttCTTCCAAAAGCAGAATCTCATCTCAATGAAATCAGAAACAGAGTGTTTACACAGCTTCAGCCTCAGCTTAAATATGAATTGG GTAAGGAGGAAAGTCCAGTGTTTGCACTCCCTCTACTCTTAAAACAGGACCAACAAGCTGAGAAGCTATTCTTGCATTCGTTTTCATGGAAGTTTGAATGTGTACGTTGTGGCCACAAATACCAGGATCg aTTTAGGAAAACACTAACAACATTCACCAATATAATCCCTGATTGGCATCCGCTTAATGCTATTCATGTTGGACAGTGCAATAACTGTAGTGATAGATCTCAAAGAAGACAAATGATTTTGGAAAA AGTACCCTCAGTATTAATGTTACATTTCGTAGAAGGCTTGCCACATAACAACCTGAATAACTATTCATTTCGATTTGAGGAGGACACCTACCAAATAACAGCTATTGTTCAGTATCAAACAAAGAATAAGCATTTCATAACCTGGTCTTTGAATCCTGATG gaactTGGCTTGAATGTGATGATTTAAAGGGCCCATATTGCAAGAGACATACAAGATTTGAAGTTCCTCCTTCAGAGATTCATATTGTTatctgggaaaagaaaacatcccATGTGCCAGAAGAACTGAATTCAGAGTTCCAGAGGAAAAGTACTGAAGATTTTCCTCTTTATAATGTACAGTCAAATTCCACAGTGTTGCACTGTGGTTTTGATAACACTGTAGACAAAATACCTGCAGAACATCGCAAAGAGGATTCTGTGAGAACTCCAGATAAGAAACAGCAGCGGGTAGCTGAGGATGAAAGTAGTGTTCATCATGGTTTAGAAAGTCTGGCACATGATGATCTTGTAACACTAATGCTTGAAGAAATTCAAGTTGACTCAGAAGGTAAATCGCTGTCGAATGGACAGATGGTGGGAAATAACCTTGTTGACATGGGTACACTGCAGCAGGGGGAATCAGCTTTTTCACCTAACACTCCCTATACAGGAGAGTTTGCTGGAACTAGTCTAGCTGTGAACAACAATTGCACGTTATATGGAAATTCCAGCATTTGCCTGCCTCTGGAAGAGTTTAACGCAGCAAATATTACTGCTGTGTCACCAGTAGAGAATATTATGCAAAAATCACCTGACTTGAAAGATGCAAGCAAAATTGCAGTTAATTCTCAGGTTGCCAATTCTGCTGCTGCCAATAATTCTTCTAAGCCTTCAGGCAAAGACCAAAAAAGAGGATTTGTAGGAAGCTGGGCGAAGAAACTATTAAGCAAGAATACTTCTTTTATGCCTTCAAGTGCCTCAGCTCTCAAGAATGAGAGAAGTTGCAAAACTCCCTCAATGCAAAAAATAAGTGAAGTGCGGTTGCCAGTTAAGGGAGCAAGTAACTTTGGTGGATTTCAAAGCAAAgctacaaacaaaaccactgagACCCTGAAGTCAGTGGTTCTTCAGAGTAATCATACTCATCCTTTATCAAATTTCAAAGGATTTTCTCAAAGCACTTGTCTTGCAAGAGCAAGTCATACCACTATTGAAGGTCCAACTTGGAATAAGTCAGGAAGCGCGTCGAGTGCCTCAGGTAAAGTAACTCAGTTCCATTCACTTAGCTGTAACTCTGGGAAGGCAGAAGAGTCAGatagtgagaaaacaaaaagacttCGCctaaaactgttaaaaaagcTTCATGCTAAAAAGAAGAAGTTGGCTTCTCTGGATAGGCTGGCAATGGAACAGATGAAACACGAAAAACCTGTGAGCGGAGATGTACGGACCCTATCACAGACTGGCTCTCCCAATGACAGTGCATTATTGCAGAGCTTATTAAGGGAACTCCAGTATCAGATTGATGTTGCAGATAATGAGTCTAGATTTAATGCGAGCTCTGTATCAGGGTGCCATCATAACAATGATGAAATACTGGCAGAATTACTGTCTCCTACTTCAACTGTTGCTTCCTTAGAGGCTCCAAAAACTGAAGATGAATGTATGTATATGGAAATGGTGAATAGCAGTGTTGCAACAACAGCATCTGATGAGAAGAGCAGTGTGCCACAGGCAGCAATGACAAGTGAGGACCATAATTATTATAGTCCTGTAAAGGACAATAATCCAGAACTtcataaagaaagcaaagccaGTGTGAAGAAACTTGGTTTTGAAAGTCCTACAAGGGAAGATATCCTTGAAGACCTGTTCTCCATTTCAGCACCAAGTTCAATGGCAGGTGACATAGATTTACCTCATTTTGATGAAACTCTGTTTGAAACTTGGTAA
- the USPL1 gene encoding SUMO-specific isopeptidase USPL1 isoform X2, with protein MNCNPVETTAHEYCPVCKKKGQIQVLRTYRINFQESIFLCENPQCIYPLGYKPLNSIITSADTENHQVPSTHKKRKLCDITDFSPAESYPKKARTNNVVNTEHAINTDPVVKCYQNSLCIPKSSLQDVLQNDQKKPINKVESCIQMVDFETTTNNYEESPKTSRPRTQLLPNSELCSTTSEILLKDDKGSTNSTDLWLQWRNVHNLCWLDCVLSALVHLETLKFALAEEYNDGKCLLQKLLTKYNQAAVLLNTCKRSKVKDVLPKAESHLNEIRNRVFTQLQPQLKYELGKEESPVFALPLLLKQDQQAEKLFLHSFSWKFECVRCGHKYQDRFRKTLTTFTNIIPDWHPLNAIHVGQCNNCSDRSQRRQMILEKVPSVLMLHFVEGLPHNNLNNYSFRFEEDTYQITAIVQYQTKNKHFITWSLNPDGTWLECDDLKGPYCKRHTRFEVPPSEIHIVIWEKKTSHVPEELNSEFQRKSTEDFPLYNVQSNSTVLHCGFDNTVDKIPAEHRKEDSVRTPDKKQQRVAEDESSVHHGLESLAHDDLVTLMLEEIQVDSEGKSLSNGQMVGNNLVDMGTLQQGESAFSPNTPYTGEFAGTSLAVNNNCTLYGNSSICLPLEEFNAANITAVSPVENIMQKSPDLKDASKIAVNSQVANSAAANNSSKPSGKDQKRGFVGSWAKKLLSKNTSFMPSSASALKNERSCKTPSMQKISEVRLPVKGASNFGGFQSKATNKTTETLKSVVLQSNHTHPLSNFKGFSQSTCLARASHTTIEGPTWNKSGSASSASGKVTQFHSLSCNSGKAEESDSEKTKRLRLKLLKKLHAKKKKLASLDRLAMEQMKHEKPVSGDVRTLSQTGSPNDSALLQSLLRELQYQIDVADNESRFNASSVSGCHHNNDEILAELLSPTSTVASLEAPKTEDECMYMEMVNSSVATTASDEKSSVPQAAMTSEDHNYYSPVKDNNPELHKESKASVKKLGFESPTREDILEDLFSISAPSSMAGDIDLPHFDETLFETW; from the exons aaCTGTAATCCCGTGGAAACAACTGCACATGAGTATTGTCCGGTCTGCAAAAAGAAGGGCCAGATTCAAGTTTTACGAACTTACCGCATTAATTTTCAGGAGtccatttttctttgtgaaaatcCTCAG tgTATCTACCCACTTGGTTATAAACCATTAAACAGCATAATTACTTCTGCGGATACAGAAAATCATCAAGTTCCATCTACtcataagaaaaggaaattgtgTGATATCACTGACTTTTCTCCTGCTGAATCATATCCGAAAAAAGCAAGAACTAATAATGTGGTAAATACTGAGCACGCTATTAATACAGACCCTGTTGTCAAATGCTATCAGAATAGTTTATGTATTCCTAAGTCAAGCCTACAAGATGTGTTACAAAATGACCAGAAAAAACCTATTAACAAGgtggagtcctgcatccagatGGTGGATTTTGAAACAACCACCAACAACTATGAAGAAAGTCCTAAGACTTCTAGACCCAGAACACAACTCTTGCCAAATTCTGAACTTTGCTCAACAACATCTGAAATTTTGCTCAAAGATGATAAAGGTTCCACTAATAGCACGGATTTATGGCTTCAGTGGAGAAATGTGCATAATCTTTGTTGGTTAGATTGTGTTTTGTCAGCACTAGTGCACttagaaacattaaaatttgCTCTAGCAGAAGAGTATAATGATGGAAAATGTTTACTCCAGAAACTCTTAACAAAATATAATCAAGCAGCTGTGCTTCTGAATACCTGTAAAAGGAGTAAAGTAAAAG atgttCTTCCAAAAGCAGAATCTCATCTCAATGAAATCAGAAACAGAGTGTTTACACAGCTTCAGCCTCAGCTTAAATATGAATTGG GTAAGGAGGAAAGTCCAGTGTTTGCACTCCCTCTACTCTTAAAACAGGACCAACAAGCTGAGAAGCTATTCTTGCATTCGTTTTCATGGAAGTTTGAATGTGTACGTTGTGGCCACAAATACCAGGATCg aTTTAGGAAAACACTAACAACATTCACCAATATAATCCCTGATTGGCATCCGCTTAATGCTATTCATGTTGGACAGTGCAATAACTGTAGTGATAGATCTCAAAGAAGACAAATGATTTTGGAAAA AGTACCCTCAGTATTAATGTTACATTTCGTAGAAGGCTTGCCACATAACAACCTGAATAACTATTCATTTCGATTTGAGGAGGACACCTACCAAATAACAGCTATTGTTCAGTATCAAACAAAGAATAAGCATTTCATAACCTGGTCTTTGAATCCTGATG gaactTGGCTTGAATGTGATGATTTAAAGGGCCCATATTGCAAGAGACATACAAGATTTGAAGTTCCTCCTTCAGAGATTCATATTGTTatctgggaaaagaaaacatcccATGTGCCAGAAGAACTGAATTCAGAGTTCCAGAGGAAAAGTACTGAAGATTTTCCTCTTTATAATGTACAGTCAAATTCCACAGTGTTGCACTGTGGTTTTGATAACACTGTAGACAAAATACCTGCAGAACATCGCAAAGAGGATTCTGTGAGAACTCCAGATAAGAAACAGCAGCGGGTAGCTGAGGATGAAAGTAGTGTTCATCATGGTTTAGAAAGTCTGGCACATGATGATCTTGTAACACTAATGCTTGAAGAAATTCAAGTTGACTCAGAAGGTAAATCGCTGTCGAATGGACAGATGGTGGGAAATAACCTTGTTGACATGGGTACACTGCAGCAGGGGGAATCAGCTTTTTCACCTAACACTCCCTATACAGGAGAGTTTGCTGGAACTAGTCTAGCTGTGAACAACAATTGCACGTTATATGGAAATTCCAGCATTTGCCTGCCTCTGGAAGAGTTTAACGCAGCAAATATTACTGCTGTGTCACCAGTAGAGAATATTATGCAAAAATCACCTGACTTGAAAGATGCAAGCAAAATTGCAGTTAATTCTCAGGTTGCCAATTCTGCTGCTGCCAATAATTCTTCTAAGCCTTCAGGCAAAGACCAAAAAAGAGGATTTGTAGGAAGCTGGGCGAAGAAACTATTAAGCAAGAATACTTCTTTTATGCCTTCAAGTGCCTCAGCTCTCAAGAATGAGAGAAGTTGCAAAACTCCCTCAATGCAAAAAATAAGTGAAGTGCGGTTGCCAGTTAAGGGAGCAAGTAACTTTGGTGGATTTCAAAGCAAAgctacaaacaaaaccactgagACCCTGAAGTCAGTGGTTCTTCAGAGTAATCATACTCATCCTTTATCAAATTTCAAAGGATTTTCTCAAAGCACTTGTCTTGCAAGAGCAAGTCATACCACTATTGAAGGTCCAACTTGGAATAAGTCAGGAAGCGCGTCGAGTGCCTCAGGTAAAGTAACTCAGTTCCATTCACTTAGCTGTAACTCTGGGAAGGCAGAAGAGTCAGatagtgagaaaacaaaaagacttCGCctaaaactgttaaaaaagcTTCATGCTAAAAAGAAGAAGTTGGCTTCTCTGGATAGGCTGGCAATGGAACAGATGAAACACGAAAAACCTGTGAGCGGAGATGTACGGACCCTATCACAGACTGGCTCTCCCAATGACAGTGCATTATTGCAGAGCTTATTAAGGGAACTCCAGTATCAGATTGATGTTGCAGATAATGAGTCTAGATTTAATGCGAGCTCTGTATCAGGGTGCCATCATAACAATGATGAAATACTGGCAGAATTACTGTCTCCTACTTCAACTGTTGCTTCCTTAGAGGCTCCAAAAACTGAAGATGAATGTATGTATATGGAAATGGTGAATAGCAGTGTTGCAACAACAGCATCTGATGAGAAGAGCAGTGTGCCACAGGCAGCAATGACAAGTGAGGACCATAATTATTATAGTCCTGTAAAGGACAATAATCCAGAACTtcataaagaaagcaaagccaGTGTGAAGAAACTTGGTTTTGAAAGTCCTACAAGGGAAGATATCCTTGAAGACCTGTTCTCCATTTCAGCACCAAGTTCAATGGCAGGTGACATAGATTTACCTCATTTTGATGAAACTCTGTTTGAAACTTGGTAA
- the USPL1 gene encoding SUMO-specific isopeptidase USPL1 isoform X1 has translation MMDTQKTTNGLQVIGEGTGIGKSTLHMVGYLGKNCNPVETTAHEYCPVCKKKGQIQVLRTYRINFQESIFLCENPQCIYPLGYKPLNSIITSADTENHQVPSTHKKRKLCDITDFSPAESYPKKARTNNVVNTEHAINTDPVVKCYQNSLCIPKSSLQDVLQNDQKKPINKVESCIQMVDFETTTNNYEESPKTSRPRTQLLPNSELCSTTSEILLKDDKGSTNSTDLWLQWRNVHNLCWLDCVLSALVHLETLKFALAEEYNDGKCLLQKLLTKYNQAAVLLNTCKRSKVKDVLPKAESHLNEIRNRVFTQLQPQLKYELGKEESPVFALPLLLKQDQQAEKLFLHSFSWKFECVRCGHKYQDRFRKTLTTFTNIIPDWHPLNAIHVGQCNNCSDRSQRRQMILEKVPSVLMLHFVEGLPHNNLNNYSFRFEEDTYQITAIVQYQTKNKHFITWSLNPDGTWLECDDLKGPYCKRHTRFEVPPSEIHIVIWEKKTSHVPEELNSEFQRKSTEDFPLYNVQSNSTVLHCGFDNTVDKIPAEHRKEDSVRTPDKKQQRVAEDESSVHHGLESLAHDDLVTLMLEEIQVDSEGKSLSNGQMVGNNLVDMGTLQQGESAFSPNTPYTGEFAGTSLAVNNNCTLYGNSSICLPLEEFNAANITAVSPVENIMQKSPDLKDASKIAVNSQVANSAAANNSSKPSGKDQKRGFVGSWAKKLLSKNTSFMPSSASALKNERSCKTPSMQKISEVRLPVKGASNFGGFQSKATNKTTETLKSVVLQSNHTHPLSNFKGFSQSTCLARASHTTIEGPTWNKSGSASSASGKVTQFHSLSCNSGKAEESDSEKTKRLRLKLLKKLHAKKKKLASLDRLAMEQMKHEKPVSGDVRTLSQTGSPNDSALLQSLLRELQYQIDVADNESRFNASSVSGCHHNNDEILAELLSPTSTVASLEAPKTEDECMYMEMVNSSVATTASDEKSSVPQAAMTSEDHNYYSPVKDNNPELHKESKASVKKLGFESPTREDILEDLFSISAPSSMAGDIDLPHFDETLFETW, from the exons aaCTGTAATCCCGTGGAAACAACTGCACATGAGTATTGTCCGGTCTGCAAAAAGAAGGGCCAGATTCAAGTTTTACGAACTTACCGCATTAATTTTCAGGAGtccatttttctttgtgaaaatcCTCAG tgTATCTACCCACTTGGTTATAAACCATTAAACAGCATAATTACTTCTGCGGATACAGAAAATCATCAAGTTCCATCTACtcataagaaaaggaaattgtgTGATATCACTGACTTTTCTCCTGCTGAATCATATCCGAAAAAAGCAAGAACTAATAATGTGGTAAATACTGAGCACGCTATTAATACAGACCCTGTTGTCAAATGCTATCAGAATAGTTTATGTATTCCTAAGTCAAGCCTACAAGATGTGTTACAAAATGACCAGAAAAAACCTATTAACAAGgtggagtcctgcatccagatGGTGGATTTTGAAACAACCACCAACAACTATGAAGAAAGTCCTAAGACTTCTAGACCCAGAACACAACTCTTGCCAAATTCTGAACTTTGCTCAACAACATCTGAAATTTTGCTCAAAGATGATAAAGGTTCCACTAATAGCACGGATTTATGGCTTCAGTGGAGAAATGTGCATAATCTTTGTTGGTTAGATTGTGTTTTGTCAGCACTAGTGCACttagaaacattaaaatttgCTCTAGCAGAAGAGTATAATGATGGAAAATGTTTACTCCAGAAACTCTTAACAAAATATAATCAAGCAGCTGTGCTTCTGAATACCTGTAAAAGGAGTAAAGTAAAAG atgttCTTCCAAAAGCAGAATCTCATCTCAATGAAATCAGAAACAGAGTGTTTACACAGCTTCAGCCTCAGCTTAAATATGAATTGG GTAAGGAGGAAAGTCCAGTGTTTGCACTCCCTCTACTCTTAAAACAGGACCAACAAGCTGAGAAGCTATTCTTGCATTCGTTTTCATGGAAGTTTGAATGTGTACGTTGTGGCCACAAATACCAGGATCg aTTTAGGAAAACACTAACAACATTCACCAATATAATCCCTGATTGGCATCCGCTTAATGCTATTCATGTTGGACAGTGCAATAACTGTAGTGATAGATCTCAAAGAAGACAAATGATTTTGGAAAA AGTACCCTCAGTATTAATGTTACATTTCGTAGAAGGCTTGCCACATAACAACCTGAATAACTATTCATTTCGATTTGAGGAGGACACCTACCAAATAACAGCTATTGTTCAGTATCAAACAAAGAATAAGCATTTCATAACCTGGTCTTTGAATCCTGATG gaactTGGCTTGAATGTGATGATTTAAAGGGCCCATATTGCAAGAGACATACAAGATTTGAAGTTCCTCCTTCAGAGATTCATATTGTTatctgggaaaagaaaacatcccATGTGCCAGAAGAACTGAATTCAGAGTTCCAGAGGAAAAGTACTGAAGATTTTCCTCTTTATAATGTACAGTCAAATTCCACAGTGTTGCACTGTGGTTTTGATAACACTGTAGACAAAATACCTGCAGAACATCGCAAAGAGGATTCTGTGAGAACTCCAGATAAGAAACAGCAGCGGGTAGCTGAGGATGAAAGTAGTGTTCATCATGGTTTAGAAAGTCTGGCACATGATGATCTTGTAACACTAATGCTTGAAGAAATTCAAGTTGACTCAGAAGGTAAATCGCTGTCGAATGGACAGATGGTGGGAAATAACCTTGTTGACATGGGTACACTGCAGCAGGGGGAATCAGCTTTTTCACCTAACACTCCCTATACAGGAGAGTTTGCTGGAACTAGTCTAGCTGTGAACAACAATTGCACGTTATATGGAAATTCCAGCATTTGCCTGCCTCTGGAAGAGTTTAACGCAGCAAATATTACTGCTGTGTCACCAGTAGAGAATATTATGCAAAAATCACCTGACTTGAAAGATGCAAGCAAAATTGCAGTTAATTCTCAGGTTGCCAATTCTGCTGCTGCCAATAATTCTTCTAAGCCTTCAGGCAAAGACCAAAAAAGAGGATTTGTAGGAAGCTGGGCGAAGAAACTATTAAGCAAGAATACTTCTTTTATGCCTTCAAGTGCCTCAGCTCTCAAGAATGAGAGAAGTTGCAAAACTCCCTCAATGCAAAAAATAAGTGAAGTGCGGTTGCCAGTTAAGGGAGCAAGTAACTTTGGTGGATTTCAAAGCAAAgctacaaacaaaaccactgagACCCTGAAGTCAGTGGTTCTTCAGAGTAATCATACTCATCCTTTATCAAATTTCAAAGGATTTTCTCAAAGCACTTGTCTTGCAAGAGCAAGTCATACCACTATTGAAGGTCCAACTTGGAATAAGTCAGGAAGCGCGTCGAGTGCCTCAGGTAAAGTAACTCAGTTCCATTCACTTAGCTGTAACTCTGGGAAGGCAGAAGAGTCAGatagtgagaaaacaaaaagacttCGCctaaaactgttaaaaaagcTTCATGCTAAAAAGAAGAAGTTGGCTTCTCTGGATAGGCTGGCAATGGAACAGATGAAACACGAAAAACCTGTGAGCGGAGATGTACGGACCCTATCACAGACTGGCTCTCCCAATGACAGTGCATTATTGCAGAGCTTATTAAGGGAACTCCAGTATCAGATTGATGTTGCAGATAATGAGTCTAGATTTAATGCGAGCTCTGTATCAGGGTGCCATCATAACAATGATGAAATACTGGCAGAATTACTGTCTCCTACTTCAACTGTTGCTTCCTTAGAGGCTCCAAAAACTGAAGATGAATGTATGTATATGGAAATGGTGAATAGCAGTGTTGCAACAACAGCATCTGATGAGAAGAGCAGTGTGCCACAGGCAGCAATGACAAGTGAGGACCATAATTATTATAGTCCTGTAAAGGACAATAATCCAGAACTtcataaagaaagcaaagccaGTGTGAAGAAACTTGGTTTTGAAAGTCCTACAAGGGAAGATATCCTTGAAGACCTGTTCTCCATTTCAGCACCAAGTTCAATGGCAGGTGACATAGATTTACCTCATTTTGATGAAACTCTGTTTGAAACTTGGTAA